CTGCGGTCGCCGGCTGCATCGTTCGATGCCTCCTATCCGTCCAGGTCGATCTCACTGAACCGCTTCGCCGGGGCGCGGGGCTTGCCCGGACGGCCCCGCAACCGCCACGACCGGCTGCAGAGCTCCGCGTAGAGAAGCCCGAAGGCGGCTCCCGACAGCCAGAGGATGCCGGCGACGGGCACGAGGTTGAAAAGCAGGATCACGACGAGCGCGCCAATGACCACATAGGGGACGGCGATGGGACCCGGTGCGAGGATGAGCCAGATCTTTTCGCCCCGGCAGACGTGCCCAAAGGCCGCCAGGACCGCGCAGAGCAACCCGGTGCTGCCGACGAGGACCATGCCGGATTCTGTCTCCGGCAGCACACGGATCAGGCCGGCAGCGGCCGAGGTCAGCACGCAGAACAGGAGGAAGCGCGCCGTGCCCCACGCGCGCTCCAGGCGGCTGCCGCAGAAGAGAAGGATGAAGAGGAAGGAGATCAGCAGCCCGACGAGGCACGGAGTCGGGTAGAGCCCGGCGTAGGTCAGCGGCTGCCAGAGGCGCAGGCGGTGAAACAGG
This is a stretch of genomic DNA from Candidatus Brocadiaceae bacterium. It encodes these proteins:
- a CDS encoding rhomboid family intramembrane serine protease, producing the protein MEQVRWERVELPQTAGGRLLTPGVAAIACLHILGFAVPLFMPEQSAVSLVLALGLGADGLFHRLRLWQPLTYAGLYPTPCLVGLLISFLFILLFCGSRLERAWGTARFLLFCVLTSAAAGLIRVLPETESGMVLVGSTGLLCAVLAAFGHVCRGEKIWLILAPGPIAVPYVVIGALVVILLFNLVPVAGILWLSGAAFGLLYAELCSRSWRLRGRPGKPRAPAKRFSEIDLDG